In Plasmodium coatneyi strain Hackeri chromosome 3, complete sequence, a genomic segment contains:
- a CDS encoding Protease produces MVLIYLLLLSFVSYAKCDIPVHCLSRHVEGKWEITLGLLKGESDGPSISGQDYEYDYECGYRRPDDSVYHEELDPDHLKGRFEEKKKQIILFNTDRSINIIENGDINPEYSGFWRIVYDEGLYMELYKQNDEKEIYFSFFKFQRRKDTSYSYCNRLIMGVVNVYQLNGSEGGSSSGVPRIDHLSDQNVEGEKGPPMEDVFLVKMEHKGKNALNLKRINLSKGGFHFMGSKESAPKNANHSIDYYNDNYTQFDFFTMKRFCWYGKKVGTPDEPTNKIPVEIISPLVLDPDTHNKNYANLKLKWGGVNGEKTKQAHHEEINTDQTITQWRALQKHTNKSHKGVKQNSIFNTYREKEVTLAHFDWTNEADVRRRLNGNWVKVIDEAIDQKECGSCYANSAALIINSRVRIKYNYIKNIDLLSFSNKQLVLCDFFNQGCNGGYIYLSLKYAYENFLFTNKCFVRYSSLYLNKDKKNSSLCDRFDTFKSFLKEGNGGNCPTAQVGPPHRQTKLVRQHESFRGSEEMDKSSTQGEHHKGGIFHNGENKHTERQMHYVRDVHGGENLPRDDELKEGYLPVDATVRDASEVDVLNLHECDAKVKVTKFEYLDIEDEEDLKKYLYHNGPVAAAIEPSKNFPSYKEGILTGKFIKMSDGGESNAYVWNKVDHAVVIVGWGEDTVENLKKKKKKIHHYSGHLDAYSSGKGGYTSGKVVKYWKILNSWGTSWGYDGYFYILRDENYFSIKSYLLACDVSLFIKGGD; encoded by the exons ATGGTTTTAATTTATCTGCTCCTCTTGTCTTTCGTGAGTTATGCCAAATGTGACATCCCCGTTCACTGTTTGAGTAGACATGTGGAGGGGAAGTGGGAGATTACCTTGGGCCTCCTCAAGGGGGAAAGCGACGGCCCTTCGATTTCGGGACAGGACTACGAATACGACTACGAGTGTGGCTACCGCCGTCCGGACGATTCCGTTTACCATG AGGAACTGGACCCTGATCACCTGAAGGGACGTTtcgaggagaaaaaaaaacaaattatccTATTTAACACAGACAGGAGCATAAACATAATCGAAAATGGGGATATAAATCCTGAGTACAGTGGGTTCTGGAGGATCGTGTACGATGAGGGGTTATACATGGAGCTGTATAAGCAGAATGACGAGAAGgagatttatttttcctttttcaagtttcaaagaaggaaggacacGTCTTATAGTTACTGCAACAGGTTGATCATGGGGGTAGTGAATGTATATCAGCTTAATGGCAGTGAAGGAGGTTCTTCTTCGGGGGTTCCCAGGATAGACCATTTGTCAGATCAGAATGTAGAAGGAGAGAAGGGGCCCCCAATGGAGGATGTTTTTCTCGTCAAAATGGAgcataaaggaaagaatgcgTTAAACCTCAAAAGGATTAATCTTTCCAAAGGGGGCTTCCATTTTATGGGATCAAAAGAAAGTGCACCGAAAAACGCAAACCATTCTATAGACTATTACAATGATAATTATACGCAGTTTGATTTCTTCACCATGAAGAGGTTTTGCTGGTATGGGAAGAAGGTGGGTACGCCTGATGAGCCTACGAACAAGATCCCCGTGGAGATCATTTCTCCTCTTGTGTTGGACCCAGACACCCACAACAAGAATTACGCCAATTTGAAGTTGAAGTGGGGAGGTGTCAATGGGGAGAAGACGAAGCAAGCGCATCACGAAGAGATAAATACCGACCAAACGATCACCCAATGGAGGGCCCTCCAAAAGCACACAAACAAATCACACAAAGGGGTAAAGCAGAACAGCATATTCAATACCTATCGTGAGAAGGAAGTCACCTTGGCACATTTTGACTGGACAAATGAAGCTGATGTGAGGAGGAGACTTAATGGGAACTGGGTTAAAGTTATCGACGAAGCGATAGACCAGAAGGAATGTGGGTCTTGTTACGCAAACTCAGCTGCGTTAATTATTAACAGTAGAGTGAGAATTAAATACAACTATATAAAAAACATCGACCTTCTATCCTTTAGCAACAAGCAGCTAGTCCTTTGCGACTTTTTCAACCAAGGATGTAATGGCGGCTACATTTATTTGTCCCTAAAATATGCGTATgagaattttctttttacaaatAAATGTTTTGTGAGGTACTCCTCTTTATATTTGAATAAGGACAAGAAGAATAGCTCGCTGTGTGATCGGTTTGATACGTTTAAGAGTTTTTTGAAGGAGGGTAACGGGGGGAACTGCCCAACTGCGCAGGTAGGGCCACCGCACAGACAAACCAAGCTAGTACGGCAGCACGAGTCTTTCAGGGGGAGTGAGGAAATGGATAAATCCTCTACCCAAGGTGAACATCACAAAGGGGGAATTTTTCACAacggggaaaataaacataCTGAGCGTCAAATGCACTATGTGCGTGATGTGCACGGTGGGGAAAACCTCCCCAGGGACGACGAGCTAAAAGAGGGCTACCTCCCAGTCGATGCCACCGTGAGGGATGCCAGCGAAGTGGACGTACTAAATCTACACGAGTGTGACGCGAAAGTCAAAGTGACAAAGTTTGAGTACCTAGATATAGAGGACGAAgaggatttaaaaaagtacCTATATCATAATGGCCCCGTAGCAGCAGCAATTGAGccttcaaaaaattttccttcttacaaGGAAGGCATTCTAACAGGGaagtttataaaaatgtcCGATGGGGGGGAGTCCAATGCGTATGTATGGAACAAGGTCGACCATGCTGTAGTTATAGTTGGGTGGGGAGAAGACACAgttgaaaatttgaaaaaaaaaaaaaaaaaaattcaccatTATTCAGGTCATCTGGACGCTTATTCTAGTGGAAAGGGGGGCTACACCTCAGGTAAAGTCGTTAAGTACTGGAAAATTCTGAACAGCTGGGGGACCAGCTGGGGGTACGACGGCtacttttacattttgcGCGATGAGAATTACTTCAGCATAAAGTCCTACCTGCTCGCGTGCGACGTGAGTTTGTTCATCAAGGGGGGGGATTAG